A single genomic interval of Alligator mississippiensis isolate rAllMis1 chromosome 15, rAllMis1, whole genome shotgun sequence harbors:
- the LOC106737764 gene encoding killer cell lectin-like receptor subfamily B member 1B allele C, translating into MTMGAALPASPSNCLPNAFRESELAGTLPWRGVAMAGDIIYADIHVPAESPTAHQAPATASHDLHPPPSQCRLLLKVSLAGNLLLALVVTVLSMKVLQGPSQEAAGDTTPSTVPESGVIAWGLSGYGCSPGLEDLVSRLQRSLCGPNQLRSSGGTSCRVCPMNWLQHNGKCYWFSQEAQPWHESHKDCAAKDSEMLVAPHLDEMELVHNVTQGQYPVWIGVRVVSPMEEWVWVNGSTLDQDLFPLPGPADGNSCGMLKGDQTKSEVCTAEFKWVCWKEGIPL; encoded by the exons ATGACCATGGGTGCAGCTCTTCCTGCTTCACCGAGCAATTGCCTCCCTAACGCTTTTAGGGAGTCAGAGCTCGCAGGCACTCTCCCTTGGCGTGGGGTGGCTATGGCTGGGGACATCATCTATGCCGATATCCACGTCCCTGCAGAGTCGCCAACTGCTCAccaggcccctgccactgcatCCCATG ATCTCCATCCACCTCCAAGCCAATGTAGGCTCCTTCTGAAAGTGTCTTTGGCTGGCAACCTTCTCCTGGCACTGGTGGTGACGGTGCTGAGCATGAAAG TTTTGCAGGGTCCCTCTCAGGAGGCAGCGGGTGATACCACCCCCTCAACAGTCCCCGAGAGCGGCGTCATCGCTTGGGGACTCAGTGGATACGGGTGCAGTCCTGGCCTGGAGGATTTGGTGTCTCGCCTGCAGAGGAGCCTGTGTGGCCCCAACCAGCTCCGCTCATCAG GGGGCACCAGCTGCAGAGTCTGCCCCATGAACTGGCTGCAGCACAATGGAAAGTGCTACTGGTTTTCTCAAGAGGCCCAGCCCTGGCATGAGAGCCATAAGGACTGTGCAGCGAAGGACTCGGAAATGCTGGTGGCCCCACACCTGGATGAGATG GAGCTCGTGCACAATGTCACGCAGGGGCAGTATCCTGTCTGGATTGGAGTCCGTGTCGTATCCCCCATGGAAGAGTGGGTTTGGGTGAATGGCTCCACATTGGACCAAGATCT GTTCCCGCTGCCAGGACCTGCTGACGGTAACAGCTGTGGGATGTTAAAGGGGGATCAGACTAAATCTGAAGTTTGCACTGCTGAGTTCAAATGGGTTTGCTGGAAGGAAGGCATCCCGCTGTGA